One window of the Zea mays cultivar B73 chromosome 3, Zm-B73-REFERENCE-NAM-5.0, whole genome shotgun sequence genome contains the following:
- the LOC103650300 gene encoding uncharacterized protein has product MVASKILNLTCSSSACERNWSVFEQVHTKRRNRLLHDRMRDLVFVKFNSKLRGKKERIDKDPLEREVDDVVGDDDNEFITGIVPLPNDVVEPAQDGRSQGEQTSQAQVQVQAKRKRSMKPRKKLRSLQSLMRDVQVQVQQSSSDSEDGDIAMESSESDKSPHAFDSD; this is encoded by the exons ATGGTGGCTTCAAAAATTCTAAATCTAACATGTAGTTCCTCAGCTTGTGAGAGAAATTGGTCCGTATTTGAACAG GTTCATACAAAAAGGAGAAACAGGCTACTTCATGATAGGATGAGAGACCTTGTGTTTGTTAAATTTAACTCCAAGCTAAGGGGAAAGAAGGAGAGAATAGACAAAGATCCTTTAGAGAGGGAAGTAGATGATGTTGTTGGTGATGATGACAATGAATTCATTACTGGTATTGTACCTCTTCCGAATGATGTTGTTGAACCAGCGCAAGATGGAAGATCACAGGGAGAACAAACATCACAAGCACAAGTTCAAGTACAAGCAAAAAGAAAGAGGTCTATGAAGCCTAGAAAGAAGTTAAGAAGCCTCCAGTCTCTGATGCGTGATGTTCAAGTTCAAGTGCAGCAGTCCTCATCAGATTCAGAAGATGGTGACATTGCAATGGAATCCTCTGAATCTGATAAGTCTCCACATGCCTTTGATTCTGATTGA
- the LOC100194144 gene encoding uncharacterized LOC100194144 precursor, whose translation MTMTIAAVLCLLLFSGRLAAAEKTFRGGGGGGYGGLEAGGGGGGGGYSTPSEAAPSTPAAGETTTPSSGGGYSTPSEAAPSTPAAEETTTTPSSGGGGYGGATGKASSGGGGLDPDGDPEVGLNGKAIEEIVNEHNVFRAKEHVPPLVWNATLARFSQQYAETLKGNCQQIHSSSPYGENLMEGTPGLTWKITVDGWSEEKKNYHYNSDTCDPGKMCGHYKAVVWKTTTSVGCGRIKCNSGDTIIMCSYWPPGNYDGVKPY comes from the coding sequence ATGACGATGACAATAGCCGCCGTGCTCTGCCTGCTCCTCTTCTCTGGCCGTCTCGCCGCGGCGGAGAAGACTTtccgcggaggcggaggcggaggctaCGGCGGGTTGGAGGCCGgtggcggaggcggcggcggcggctactcCACCCCGAGCGAGGCAGCGCCATCCACGCCTGCCGCTGGGGAGACGACGACCCCTTCGTCAGGCGGCGGTTACTCCACCCCTAGCGAGGCAGCGCCATCCACGCCTGCCGCTGaggagacgacgacgactcctTCGTCAGGCGGCGGGGGTTACGGCGGTGCAACCGGCAAGGCTTCCTCAGGCGGCGGCGGGCTGGACCCCGACGGCGACCCAGAGGTTGGGCTGAACGGGAAGGCGATCGAGGAGATCGTGAACGAGCACAACGTGTTCCGCGCCAAGGAGCACGTGCCTCCGCTGGTGTGGAACGCGACGCTGGCCAGGTTCTCGCAGCAGTACGCGGAGACGCTCAAGGGCAACTGCCAGCAGATCCACTCGTCGTCGCCGTACGGGGAGAACCTGATGGAGGGCACCCCGGGGCTGACCTGGAAGATCACCGTGGACGGCTGGAGCGAGGAGAAGAAGAACTACCACTACAACTCAGACACCTGCGACCCCGGCAAGATGTGCGGCCACTACAAGGCCGTCGTCTGGAAGACCACCACCAGCGTCGGCTGCGGACGCATCAAGTGCAACAGCGGCGACACCATCATCATGTGCAGCTACTGGCCGCCGGGGAACTACGACGGCGTTAAGCCATACTAA